The following proteins come from a genomic window of Polyangia bacterium:
- a CDS encoding IS5/IS1182 family transposase has protein sequence RLLSKEFERTIVSSESDIQLCMIRLMTRRLAFG, from the coding sequence ATCGCTTATTGTCGAAAGAATTCGAGCGAACCATCGTTTCAAGCGAATCCGACATTCAACTATGTATGATACGTCTCATGACGCGCCGCCTGGCATTTGGCTGA